CAAATAAACAACTTGATTGTGTCTCccaatctttgctgagcaacatttttgtgttaaaggaattaaaggcctgtccctaATATGAGCCTGCTGAGTTCAGTGATTCAAGCAAGTAATAGCGCAGGCTACtgattgaagttttatggtgtATCAAAACAGTGTAATTCAAATCTTACTCATCCAGTCGTTTGCTCAGTGCTTCTCAAACTCATAGTTTTTTGCTAAAACAATACAATTTGATTGGCGTACCTCGCTACACGTGTTTGAACTCGGCTCAAGTGGAGCTCATACGCACGTGCATGCTAAGGCATCCTCAGGGCTCACTATTTGTTGGCGGAAGTGTTTCGTATTGTAACATTATTTTGCAAAAATTCATATTTGGGAAGTACTGGGCGCacggctggataaatgagacttggattatatcGTTCAAAATGTTACAATATAAAACCCCTCCATCAACAAGTAGTACACTCTTGCATcctgagcatgtgtgtgtgtgtgtgtgtaagctctGCATGCCCAGGAACACTTCTCGGCCATGCGGTTTCTGCTGTTctaaattgtaatttttttagcaaaaatgcctgtttgggaagtactgagcatatgactggataaatgagacctgtATTATACTGCGTGAGCATATAAATTTTAAagatttgctgttgttaaacgtagtccccaacaaatttaattcatgaaaaatgtttgccttttttggattcttcgttcaccaattctttcttcacaaattccTCGTAATGCGCAGAGACTAACTGATATACACATGGTCACTatggggtgaagtattcctttaaagctgcTGCATTAAGATAAGTCTGGGCTTTTCTGCTCATGCAAATAAGATGCTATCAAGTATGTGCGTGTGCGCTGTGTAAGCTTGTTGAATCATAGGATTAAGACAACTCAGGTTAATTACACAATGAGCATACACGCAGAATTGTGAGCCATTCAAGACtgaacttaaaaataatattgattACTTAGTGAGTTATGACTAAACCTCAGTCAcacattacatcacacacacccGACACGTGAGGCTAaaattcaacacacacacattgatttttacttttttattgtacaatattacaattacatttgtacaaatcctgttcacaaaaaaaaatgcaattcagGCTACAAGAAGAAATGTTTGCCGGGGCCTGAAAACAACAATGTCCGTGAGCACTGCACTGAACCTTCACGCAGCAGTGGCGGGTgcatactgctgctgctgctgctgcttggagAGACggccacatacacacacagacattacaTCTGAGGTGGGCTAGCATGGCTTCCTCCAGTTCACCCCACCAGATCTTAAAAACTTAGGAGGGGCAAAAGCAACAGGTTGGACACCAACATCGGTGCAGGTAAAGATCATGTACTGAAACGGCTgcgtaaaaaaaaacatgtctgtgtgttgtagTGATAGTGCAGAGGGAACCAGGGGAGAAAGGTTGTTGTTCATTTGTTGTTTGGTCCAGGTCCAATGTGTTAAGAAGCCGAGGCGCAGGGTCAGGGGTCGTCAGGCGGAGTTTAAGAGCGAGTGTACTTCCCCCAGATGTGCAGCATGAAGACTGAAGCGATGAAGAGCAGACTCATCACCAGCACCGGCACCGGCCCGCTGTCACAACAAAGAGATGCtgatcaaaacacacacacacacaaaatcccaTCATTTGCTCTAACCCCAACCAGAGCGAGAACCTTAGTGGAGTGGCTGATTTTATTGATGAGCTTAGGAAACAAGGAGGGGCTCTCATCTCTGAAGGAGGGACTgagtggggggtggggtggaggGACGCATCGCTAAGTAGCAGCATTGCCATGCCAACCGTCTCCTCAGCggccccctcctctccctgtcaGAAGGCTGTAATTGAGTTGACCTTTCAGAGTGCATCCTTTAATGAAGCTTTGAGGCCGGCGTCTAACGcaggaacaaacacacactcgaTACACAGCACTGTATGGCGAGTCTGCCCTCCTTCGACTGCTGAAGAGACGCACTCAATAACCACCACAGCACCATCGATCAACCATAGCCAGCTATGGCCAGGAGACAGGACGCCTCCTCTAATATTAGGCGCTGCAGAATAGAAGTTTATGAGTTTGAGAGTTTTCTAAAAAGTGCGCTTTCCCAACACACATAATTGCGTGTGTAtatagagacacacacacttaaatcaAGCAGATCCACCGCTCAGAGATGATTTGTTTTACCACGGAGGCACGTCTACCCAATTTCCTGCCGTTAAACATTTCCCCCGATTCTACCTGATGAGCATATATAACACTAATGATCGCAAGGGTCGGAAATCCTGAGAATTAGTACGTATTTGGAAGTTAAAAATGTCAGAGGCTAAATTTGtttgcgagtgtgtgtgtgtgtgtgtgtgtgttcccgtGTTCTGCTTTTATAAACTACACTTACACTTTGAGGCCTGGCGAGTCTTCTGTGTAGAAGCGCCACATGCCACCGGTGCCTGCCGATCCTGTGGTCCTGCCACCGCTGCGTGTACCGCTGCTGGTTGCTTTCCTgtggaacacacacaaagtcaagAATATATCAACACTGTTTGAGTGATTCAATATAAGCCATTATCAAAGGCTTTACATGACAACTAATTTgattttaaactgttaaaatgctTCATTAAATACTGCTTTTTCCTCTGTAGTAATTATCATGTTACAAAGTACTCAAGGacagaacaaacagacacaccTTTGTGAAAGTCTGACCACTTTAACCCATCTAGCAGTTTCTTTAAACCAAACATTTTGATCAAATACCATCACAGTCAATGCCATTACACACTGTATTCAGATTGTAACTAAACACCGTAGCTGCTGATGAAAGAGCGGAGTGATTCATGGCCGCTTCACTCGTGTGATGAGATTAAACGGAGGTTAATGAGGTAATGAAGCGGGCGATAGTAATGGGTAATAATGAGAGAGGCAACAGCGAGCCTCTGATTACACACTGATTAAGCCCACAGCACAACATCTATCTGCCGCTCTAATCTACACGGGGCACACAAAAAATAACGGGACGGACTATCTGAAAATCATCAATCACTCTTTACAGTGTGATGACACGGGCAGGTGGGGGTCAAAGCTGGGGGTGTTTGGGAAATAATTACAGAGAACGCGTGCAGGACGAGACGACCACATAACTTATCGCTTGTGTTTCATGTGGTGTCTTCAATGGCTACTTTTTCACAGCGGTGGCAAACATACAGATGTGTGATAAATGAATGGAAAAAATAGAAAGTGTCTTGATGTACAATCAATAGCTTTGGGTGCCTTTTGTCTCTGAGCTCTACTGAAGGGGTGAACTACCAAAAGATATTCCCTAATGTAATGATGATGTGGTTGAGTAAGCTGCCCTGCAACAAGTCCGACTAAAACAGATGTTCAAATTGGTTGTAATCTGTCGACTGGGACGACTGTGGCAATCAAATAATTCCTACGTGGAAGAATTTTCATTCATTATGTTACTGCAGTTATTATGCACTTATGGAGACTTTACACATCTTTCTACTGGATAAAGAGAAGAAGTAAAAGTTTggtggactgtgtgtgtgtacctctgtCTGACTGTGGAGCCTGCTGCTCGGGGAGCCACTGTTTTACTTGGGGATCGGCTTGATGCCCCAACATTGGTTGCACTTGCTGCTGGTCCAGGCTGAAGTAAAGACACAAGAGTTAGTACACATGAATAGGATTCATCTCTTTCTGACAGCTGTCTAATCAATGACACTCACCtgtacatgcatacacacttcCAGACACTTTCACATCTAAAACTAACCTATTACATTAAAATAGCTTTGATAGTAATGATTGAAAACTTTCATTTTGATTATTATCTTTATactatttttttatgttacagACTAATGGAAAAGGCCTTGACTACAAATCCACACTGTTAATTGCTTTCAGCTTCTAGCTGTAACATGTAGTCTCACCCAAATATGTTCAGGAACATGTATAATTCATTAATCTAATGCTGTGACAGCTTTACATATAAGTTTTGGTACTGTTTGACTAGCTAAAAAAGagccacgtccacatatgacgagCTAacgctagcatgctagctagcaGACAGCAAAACGTTAGCTCATGTCTACCGTTAAATGAGTGCAGTAGAGCTCGTTAGCTTCTACAGTGGTAAGTGTTTGAGATGGAGCAGATAGTCTtaccattttgttttatttgtcccGATGTGAGCTGAAACCCTGAGCCCGTCTTCAAGCTGATGTCCACGTCAAATGAACAGCAGACAGTCGGTGTGTGAATTGGTCAAAACTTGAGAGGAGATCTCAGAAAGCTGACGATTGTCTAAAAAGGACACGACTGCGAAACACAAGACCAGCGCAGGAGACCGAGCAGAAGCCTGACCGGCTGATCACATTCACCACAAAAGACACGTAACAAACATTGTCTTAGGgccttgtttttgtgtcagtgtaataaaacataattaCGAAACCcataatattttaaaaactttaatttatGTGTTTACTTGTACTTTAATTCAAAGGCAGATATTTGGTCCGCTTTGTTTCAGAGGGAGACGTGTCTCACAGGAAGCGCGACCGTTACGTCTAAGAAACAGGCGCCATTGTGGCTCAAACACGGAGCACCATTAGACTGATCGCGACAGATGATTTGAGCCAACATGGCGTCCGAACGGTAGAgtttcatgacagctgtacacGCTGCAACGGGCGTATGTACGAGCATAATCACGGGTTTACTAACTCGGACAAGGTAGTGAAAACATCCAAAGGTAAACATTAATGCATTATAAGAAGATGGTACGGAGATATAGATATGCTTAGCTACAAAGACAGCTGCACATTAAGTTAAAACGGGTCGTAATTTCACTAGCTACATGGGCTAGCTTCCAAACTGTTATCACTCTGGTAGTTAGCTAGCGTTAAAAACAAGGAGGATAACTTTTAAAGTCAAACTGTTATTTTAATTAGGAGTGTCATGTCTGTTCTTGTTTTCAGCTTGACTTCTTATCCGCAGATCCAGTGCCAGCTAAAAGTAAATGGCAGAGCACTTTGGGACAAGATGATAGTCACAATGGTTTACAGTCAAGGGGTCGATCAATATGTTATTTCAGAGCCGATTCCGATACAGATTATTAGTTATCAGAAAGACTGATAACCGATATTTGGGGCTTTTGCTGTATAAAATGGAAACCCTTGTCTCAAAATTCGGAAAAACACAAACTCCACAACTCTTGCTGAAGTTACAGATGCacgatatttgatttttttttttgccgttATCCGATGTGCCGATATGTAACGACTCATTTGGCCGATAACCGATACCGATATTGATGTATCTACTTTTTTCCCtacataattttagtgatcatgaagtctcttctgtagtggaatcaCCATCATATTATGCAggcatactcttattgtgatggtccaccagcagatggagacatgaaattcAATACATgataatgtatgtaatattcattcattgtgcaattaagaaaaagcattttGGCTGATTCCGATAAAGCCATGTTTGCATGTATTGCAGTCTGCCTTCCCTGGTGTTCATATGTATTATATTCCGCTATTAGGCTACACCTCAAAAATGCTAGTTGGCAGTTGGGTGACTATGTTTTAAGAGTCAGTGAAGTGTAACTAAGTTTGATTGATTCGGCTAACACACCtacaacacaaatacaacatggtTAAATAGCgacaacattaaacaaaggtGCAAAATTAGAAAATACAAACGGGTCCATTGTAGATTGAATATGCAGTAGCTAGTCTGTTTTACATCATCTGGTGTGTCAAAAATCAATAATGTCAGTAATCAACGGTTGTTGGTTTTTAAGCTAGAACTTGTCACATCTCTTCGCCGTATCCTTGGGCAGTCTCACTCCCTTTTCCTGTCCTTACAGTACCCATTCAACTTAGGTTTCATCCAGTAACTCCTATTAGACTAATGGAGGAATGTTACCAGCATTGGAGAGAGTGGACTCATTAATATCTGGTTACTTGTGTTGGACAGAGTTGTTTGCTTTTGCTGTTATGAAGTTTTAGATTATTTGAAAgccattaaaaattaatttactCTGTGATGTGTGTTGGGTTAAAGCAATCACTTTCTTTACATGTTTGTACTTCTGATTTTGGGATTATTAGCACTGTCTACAGGCTCTATGTGCTCATCTGTCATTCTACATGATACAGCGATGTATGTCGTAAACTTAAACCTCGTCTTCAAACCAGTGTTGTCTTGTAGGAAAAGATATTAGAGTTTCGGTTTGAACTTTATACATTCTTGTGTGCAGGATGGCGCGGGTGGTGTTCCTCCATCCAGACCTTGGTATTGGTGGAGCAGAGCGACTGGTGGTCGATGCTGCTGTCGCTCTGAAGTCTAAAGGATGTAGCGTGCAGATATGGACGGCCCATCACGACCCAACACACTGCTTCTCTGAGACCCTTGACCCAGAGCTGCCTGTGGTACGTTAACATGCACCTGACTGTGTAATACTGtccctcacatacacacaacaaagacaaaattcAGAAGACACGCACACAATGTTTCTGTTACTCATGTAATAGGTATGTGTGGGTGACTGGCTGCCCACCAGCGTGTTTGGCTACCTGCATGCCCTCTGTGCCTACCTGAGGATGATCTACGTGGCCCTCTACCTGGTCTTTCTCAGCGGGGTGGAGTACGATGTCGTCTTCTGTGATCAGGTGAGCCATGTCATACAGGAACTAACTATCTATCTGTTTGGTCATCACTCACTTGAGTCCCTGTGAGCCTTCTGTATCTTGTAACTGTCTCTGATGCTCAGAGAATAGCTTCCATTGTCTACAGCTGGCCCATCTCCGTTTTTGTGTCACGCCCTTTTACTATTCCATGAAGCAGACACTCCCTTGCTTATTTTCTACTGTTTTGTCttccacacaaatacatacaagTGACACCTTTCTCTCACACATAATTACAGGACAGAGAAAACTCATTATTCAGAATGACTTCCAGTGTGACAGCAGAAGAAACATCACttcttaaatgaataaaaccGCAGTCAAGCAAAACATGTCTTGCAAAGGTCACATAGAGCTTTTACAGACagtatttgtctttatttgtggTTAGATTGTTTACTCAAACAGTCAGTTTGTATTACCAAATGTTAGCCTATGTCATACATTTCTAATCTTAATATTGACTAATACATTCTttattatttaaaggtccagtgcgaAGGATTTAGAGGGATGTATTGACAGAAACGGAATGCAGTCAGCATGCTTTctgtagtgtataatcacctgaaaataaaaacagtgttttcgttaccttagaatgagctgtttatacctACATAGGGAGTTGAGGCCTGTgctacgaagcaggatttggagttagcaaggtaacttcagggttaactctgcgTTCCACGAAGCTGGTTCTCTATTTACCGTGGCAACTTACGCTGAACAGCcaacctgctccggagcaggttatgttgtgatcacagcctgtcaacacccgACCTCTGACCAGTCAGatcactgaaagaaaaaagtatccatgaatgaaagtctggagtctcaggtaaaaaagaggAGTCTACATGCTGTTATAGGTCAGTTGAATCATTTCGGTGTTTGCCACATTTgggtcagatagacctcatcagtcataactacttttccacccttttcttcagcagcagaaacagtctgatgttactttaaagtgttttatgtgacatattcagagtagtttcaTCATCGTGCAACTAAAGagcaaaaaatactctataTTAAcgtcacatacagtatatccaAGTGATACCTACACGTATTTAAAGTCTCGGCCGACGGTGACTTTATGGATAGTATTTCCAATATTTCTACATTTCCATTATAAGATCACAGGGTATCATTTACATTCCACGCCACtaacattttactgttttacagTCGCAGACACCTTCAGTactgtttcatctcatatgataTAAAGCAGCCTCCTTTATtaatggttctgatgatgttgctTGTAATTAACGCCCCCGCCTCTCTCACATGAACGCGctcgtggctggataggaaaacccagagttgactgaactagttgatgaccagctttgtagtaccggttatccagaCGGCCAATGTGACGGGTTAGTCAAGCTAGATAACGGAAGATATCCttggtaagttgaactggcttcgtagtacaggcctctggtccttgtccatggagtACAccataggcccgtttccactgaagaagttcctggtactatttggggggcaggaactactacaggaacatcCTCTCGcccggccctctcaaccgccgtgtctccactgagagagcggaataggaggaaggttcctgtaaagttaccgggctctggatgtgacgtaatcgttgcgcgaccattttgaccggggcgacgtaggggcgtagggacgtagttagctgttagccgttagcggtgtctgtattaactcaataactcaataaatggtccgtgaaaaaaatattttttccagcaggtgtcttagttacaacatgattgagctaactggagtagtttcatgtcgtatccgacaacgggaggcttttaacagatgacgtgctgatgttagctttgctgctgctgttagctgtccctgtcagcggCAGCCAccgatgctttctagacatcgtga
This DNA window, taken from Epinephelus moara isolate mb chromosome 6, YSFRI_EMoa_1.0, whole genome shotgun sequence, encodes the following:
- the sec61b gene encoding protein transport protein Sec61 subunit beta, whose amino-acid sequence is MPGPAASATNVGASSRSPSKTVAPRAAGSTVRQRKATSSGTRSGGRTTGSAGTGGMWRFYTEDSPGLKVGPVPVLVMSLLFIASVFMLHIWGKYTRS